In Scleropages formosus chromosome 6, fSclFor1.1, whole genome shotgun sequence, the genomic stretch cacactctgtcactcacacactattgacgtgtaattcttaagtaaacttagtttctttccaccatatacaccaatgttcatcgcatgagtaggtgcataaaactcaggctACTGTCTATCCGCACATCTACATGAGAAGAATGCGTGTCGGGAAAAGCGGTAGCAACAATAAACGTACCCAAAACATGACAAACTCCAGCAATGGACCaccaatgcaaaatataatgcacaataaCATAGACATAACAGCTTTATCATATATGTGATCCTTTTTAAGACTTTGAACACCCTATAATACACGTTCAAGTGTAAGTGGTATTTCGCTGAAATAAAGTTCTTAAAGAACTGTAAGGGTTTTGAAGACAAGAATCCATTTTGGGATGCAGGCTGATGACTAATGCAAGACTCTGTCTCTTACAGACACAACCAGCCCCTCATACCCTGGGCAGCAGGAGGACGTTATGAGTTTAATCCAAACCACCATCAGCAGAATGCGCAGGGCTTTGCAGCAGGATGTCAGCTCCCGGGCAAGGACAGAGCGTGGCAGACAGAGGGATGCTGCCAGCAGGGACAGGAAGGGCAGAGGCCGAGGGGAgaagaggagggggaggagtcGAGGGGTAAAACCAAGGAGAAATCAGAGCCATGGCTGTGTCTTGAAGCAAGTGCACCTAAACGTGACAGATTTGGGACTGGGCTACTGGACCAAGGAGGAGCTGATTTTCAGGTATTGCAGCGGTCCCTGCATTGATTCAGAGACTAACTATGACAAGATCCTAAATAACCTGACCCACAACAAGAAGCTGGACCAGGACAAGCCAGCTCGGACCTGTTGCCGCCCCATCGCTTTTGACGATGACCTCTCCTTTTTGGATGATAACCTTGTGTACCACACTCTGAAAAAGCATTCTGCCAGGAAGTGTGGTTGTGTGTGAGGTCCTTTTCAGAAGCAAAAGCAGCAGAAGATAGAGATGAGACAGAAGTGCATTGAAGATTCTTGCGAGTCTGTTTAGGAAAATGGAATCAGGCATGTGTAATCCTGGGCTACAACCGACGTCATTGCCCTGGGCCTCCCTACTGGATTTCTTTGTCAGAAACAGTTTTCTTCTGCCTGGTACTCCTCTGTCATTAGAATGTGTAAACAAAGCATGTGAAACAGGAAAGGAATAACACATACTGCTACTCATACACACACCCCTGCTCTGAAGATGGTGCTATTGAATTACACAAGGAATTATGGGACTGCACACATTCATCAGGTTCAGCAGTCAGCGGGTGCTGTGGTATGGGCGCTTCCTGGGTTGTAGAGCCAACTAATGCACGACCTGACTCAACCTAGGCACGCTGCTCTAAATTTATCTGTTTACATTCAAAATCAGATTCAAAACAGCCCAGAAATCTGACCGAGATGCATCTACTCAAATtcctacatttttaaaaaaagatgaaaaatgtatttatgataTAATTAacttattgttatttattatagtccattttataaatatgaaaatgttcttgttttatttatttgagctTTTTAACCTAAATGGTGTTAACGTGGAAAAGGTGGAAACCAGGTTGATTATCTAGCCTCATACAAACAACATGCAGTTAAATTTGGTGTATCGTTTTTTTTGAGAAGATTTGTACAAAAATGCCTAGAGCACAATGATGATTCAGACGACACACAGCCGCACAAGTCTGAGTGTCAGTTCAATGCATGACATTAAATACAAGAGCTGGACCATTTGCATTAGGGGGAGGGGAACAGACAGGGTTGGAGCAGAAAAATGCTGGACAGAATATTatctttttaaactgtttatgtaaaaaataccctgatCACTCCAGTAATGCCACTTCTTTAATTAGTGGGATGGAATATGTTTGTTTAGCATTGGGCTGTTGGTCTCCTGCAACATCCAGTGGATCCCATGATGGTGATGGACCCTTCTAGATACAGTCTGGAAGTTTGTTCATAATCTGCCCCATGGTTTGGTCTTTGACAGCAGCGTCAACTCACAGCCTGCGGCAAAGTAGACAAACGACACAGAGCTCTTCCCAGCACTACATCAATAACACACCAGTGCCCTGTAGGACAGCACACTCCCAGGACAGGTGTGGGACATACTATCCCCCTGTGCCTTGCGGCCCCCCAGCTCTCTGTCCTTAGGTTGCAATGGCAAGACTTAGTGGTTTCTGTCTCTGTGACCTTTCACATTCCAGGGTCAGCCTGAGCAGGTTATACACACAGACGTGTGtcaaacacacagaacatgTCACTGCTCCTGCCCCCAGCATTATCTTCTAAACACGTAACCTCCTAACTGCATGCATGGCCACTGAGCGTGCTGTCCAATCAATAACATAGGACCACCGGCACCTTGATGCACAGAAACGAGCACACGAGGTTTCTGTAACACTCACTGACTGGTCAAGGGAACAGGGTAAATAGCACAGTCCTGCCTGTCACATATGCagacatacacaaaaaaaaccaGACCAGAAAAAATTGGGATATTTTTGTTCAGTTGTGTCTTGTTTTTGATACTGATAATGTCATAAAATTTTTTCAAATGAGAATAGCGTGACAAAATTCTGGGTGTCGACGCCCCACCAAATGACTCCTATTCCCAGGTACCTGTGTGATGTGTTGCTCAGGTGTCTGTGTTGTCATGTACGTGAAGCGTGTGAATTATTGCATGATAAATTATAACCGACTGCAAGGTGTGTTCCACCAAGATCGTGTACACAGTGAGACACCATTGAGGAGGAGCCTCAATAACTCATTTGtgtaaaagaaacaaagttctgtagactttatttttgtaatcattttataactttttatgaAATTAAACTTGTTTCTATCATTATTCCAGGCTCTGCTCTGTAAAAATGCATGGTATTTAACAGAGTGGTGTACTGGATGACAGGAGCTGTGCTCACTGTACCTGACATTTAAGGCTGTTTGGAATGATTCTGTGGGGCTCCAGGGAGCATTCCTCCTCATGTGGAAAGGCCCCAGACTCCACAAACCATAGTACattgtggaggggggggggggtggggcgaCATGCTGGATTACAGAGCACAGTTCCGCACCACTTTACTCTTTCCTGGATTTGAATTCTTGAACCCAGTCCCAGGCCCCTCCTGTAAACACTGATGGGTTGTAAAAGGCACTGCTAGCAGTAAATCTGGGGACCCGGGAAAAGTTCTTCCAGTGAGGGACAGAGTGACGTGGATACACCAGTGAAGCACTGTTACAACAATTGAGACATCACTGCCAGCTGCCGTCCGAGGCCTGCTCAGCTGTGGGATGAACTTCGTGTCTTTGCGGTTGCCAAAACTCCACCTCATCTCATACGAAGAGAAATCCAATTTTCAATCAGCTACGTCTTTTACCGAAATCTAATCTTTTGCCTAACCTGTACATCCTTTTGGAGAAAGTGACCTATTTTGCGAGCTCTATATTGTGCTTGCCTTCCCTTATGTTATGTCATTGttacaaaaagttttttttttttttttaaataatggctAAACATATCTTCAGTGCAACCACATATTGATCCATTTTTACAGgattacactttttttgtgctCCATTAATATAGTACCTTCTGTAATGTGGGACTGTTCTTAAACGAGGAATAACTCCTACAGTGGATAAACATCAGCTGTGTTAGCCCTTAAAATGACATTAACAGTGCAGATATATCTGCGTATCCTGTAAGACGACAGGATATTAAGCCCTCCCATGGAACACCAGGGTCTGAATACTGACCTCTGCCTTCTACCAAATGCTTCCTATCACTGGCCAGTCTCCAGCTGCTGGGCTAGCCTTTGCCGAGTTGGGAGGGGAACGGTCCCCTGTTGACATATAGGGCCATGTTGTGGCCTCAGACCCTCAGCATGGCCTGTGCCCCTTGCTCAAGCCAGAGAATGACAGCAGTAGGCATGGAAGTGCTATGACATCACCTAGACCAGCATTCCACACTGGTAACGGACCCTGTGCTGACTGCTGACATCATCACTCAGAATAGGATCCTCTGGATTAGGTTTAGGGTGGATAAGCAGGGTTGCATTACCTCGTATTACGGGTTGTGGGTTTTTTCTAGGCCTTTAGGGCTTTTCTTTGCTTGGCAGACTGCAGGGCAGGAACCGTTCCAGATTGCAGGTTGCCAGAGAGCTCACAGAAGGCATCCCAAAGGTCACAGCCACACTCCATGGATGAGAAGGCAGCCAACATCAGCCACAGGTCCAACCCTGTAGTGTGGTCTGAGAAGTCATATCAGGGACTGAAGACTATAAGCATGATTATTTACTGCTACACAAGATCCTCACACCAGTTTTGGTTGGTAAGACTGTCACCACTATTGCcaagcatttaaaattaaaacattttatgcaatAGGAACAGTAATAAATTCCAGTTCTAAACTTTGGTGCAAATGCAGCACAAATGACAATTCTGTGCCATGCTAGTAGCTGAATGATTGTCTTGTGCATCAGGTGTTTGTTGGTTTTTGGGCAGCTTATGGTAACTTCAgaacattcatttaatttagCAGTTCATTTAATACAGCATCTTAAATCACGTGGGGGACAGAGCTGAATGCCAGATGGAGACGCATAGAGTACTCGTTTGTGTCTGTCAGTCGCAACTTTTTAGGGGCTGGAATGAGACACCGGAAGAATGTGTTCTCagcacacaaagaaacagacaGAGGAACAGCTGTCAGGCACAACATACTTAATGAACACTAAAAGGAGATAGAGCTCACACTGGTAACTGCATAGAAAAGCTTTAATTAACCAATGTCatctaatatttaaaatactgcaGCAGACACTTCagataataaaaagaaaaggaccTGTAATCTGATGGGTGACTAAGTTACTTACTCGCATAGACTACTACAGACAGAAACTGAACAGTCAAAGACAGCAGTATACAGATATGGATGAAAGAAAAGTCTTTTCATGTTGGGCCAAAGTCACCAGTACCCACAACCAGTCCTGCCTAGATTGGAAAGGAACAGCTGAGCAGCAAAGATTGAGTGCAGGCTCCTCAGATCTTGCGTTTCTTCCATTCTGGCTCCTTGTCGGCCTCCTCATCCTCAACCTCTGCTTCAGCAAACAAAGGATCTGGCTGTGTCCTGGGGTGGAGGAAGGAAAATTACACAGAGTGTGAGACAGCACTAGTGCTGTAGAGCATGTTCTCAGTGTTGCCTGAATCGATTATATTATTCATAGTGACGGAAAAGAGATCAATACAAAGCTATGAAACTTGACAAACAAAAAGCTGCTTTAATCTGAACACGGAGGGCTCCTGATCTTGGGATCTGAGAATTCAAGTGTGCACAAAACTATCCTGAGTCATCAAGAGCTCTGAAAATAGCTTCATCATCAATAGATCATGAAAACTGTTATCGTGATCTGCTAGACGAATACTGTCTCTGCCCGATGAAGGTCCAGTGAAGAGTGACATGCTGTGGTTTCTGGATGACTGGGAGGCTGAGCTTGATGGAGCCACAGGAGGTCAGATGCAGACCTACCAGTTCCCACAGGCTACAGGTCTCATAAAGAGGACAAACAGGGATGTGAAGTCAGTCTTGGACATTTCAGAAATCCTTAGCCTCCTAGTAGTAGCTTATATGGAGCCCCTTTACAGATCTACTTTTCAAAATAACAGCACCACtaaagcagcaggtagcatagtggttagagctgctgtcattGGGCTCATAGGTTGCGAGTTGAAACCCACTTCCTGCTCCtgaacctttgagcaagatacttgattaaattattccagtaaaagcttcccagctatacaaatgggtaaacaattgtaggtaGTGTAACACTGTTAGTCTCTATGGAGatagctaaatgaattaaaaatttaaagcaaGCACAGAAGGGAATAATTTtaatcattcatttagcagatgcttttctctatctcacagaaaaacacaatgtgtgtattacattagcagaaagagacagatgCAGATGCTTGATTCTaaagcagttaatttgttactttccaccatgtcAACTAATGTACATcccatgagtagctgcataagatTTATCATAATccacaattcctaatcacattttttaaatcatccaAGCAACACCATTTGAGGAAGTCCAGAAGACTTGATTTTATACAAATCCCATGCATATCTTCGTAGGGATGCAAATAAGCGTTCAGAAAAGATCTGAAGGGTAACAGTGGTTTCTTTGAATTTTCATGCTTCAGTAGGACTTCCTTCAAAAAGGAACCATAGAGTGTGAGGAGCCTTTGTTGTTTGTGACAGAGGGGCCCGTTTCATGGGTGAGTCAGCCAGCTGCAGCCATTAACTTGAGCCTGTAGCAGAAAACTCAAGACTTTGACAAGATTTTATACGGGACACATCCTAAGTCATTTTATCCATACTGCATCCAATACCATGATCCTAACCACGACCAAAACCCTTGATTCAACGCTGCAATCCAACACGACAATTCCACAGGAAGCTCCCTCTGCATTtccataaaaaacacaaaagaagcGGTGAGATGACCTGACTGATCCCAACCTTCTCACACTTGGAAGTGAGTCTTGGAGGAATTATGTTTAGAATTCCTGAGTGACACTCACCATTAgcctggctggctggctgggcATGTTGGTGTGTTGCTTCTGACCCAGTTTAAAGGCATCTTCTAATGCAGCTCGGCTGTTAATGCTCCACTGTTCCTCCCCCAGCTGAAGCAGAGGGGTGTTACTGTCCTTTTTAAACAGCCTAAATCTGTTAAATCGCTGCACTTTCAGAGTCCCAGCCCTGCTCTCACGGATGGCTGCGCAGCATGTGTGAGCAATCAGGCTTCAGGGATTAAACTGTGCTAGGGTAGGCCTAAGCCAGTGCGCTGCGGCCACAGCAGGAACATAGTATGTTACGGGATGAAGGACGAACAGTTCTGCGTGGTTTGCATGTAAAGCAGCACGAGATGAAAAAGTGCAAGGGCAATGGCGATCCTCATCCTTCGCCTCCGTCAAACTGCTGCTCCTGTATCGTCGCCATTAAATATGAATAGCACCAGCTCGCTAATGCTGTCCATCCTCCAAGCACAGGTCAGCATAGAGCAGCTTACCACAGCTGATAACGGTCTTCTGTGCTCCTTTGCTGAGGCAACCTTTCAGGGGTTTGGTATCTGGTTGGCACGAGACTCTGGCTCCACCTGTGACTCCAGCCGCACTTGTTACTACGCCCATAACCTGCGCTACTCAGTCTGACTCTGTTTCGCTGCTCATCCAGCACTTCAAATAAGCTACCCACCCTCAGTCTAAAAGAGAGACAACTATAAGTTCCAGCAAGCTGTAAACATTCAGTAAATGGTGGAGGGACTCTCTGTGAGACAAGTGTGTGTTACCTGGTGGCAACCCTGTCGTGCACGTGTGAGGTAATTGCAGTCAATGTGTGCAGGAGTGCGTGCGCATGCCGTCATACTTGGCATAGGCTGGGGCAATCCAGTAGGGATCTTCTGATGCCTCCTTGGCATGGCGCAAGATGGCTTCTCTTGGGTTACTGTCGTCTGTCTTATCCAGAGCGATATTCTTCACAATAAAAGAGGAAAGTGTGCCGCCATGGGCTGCCACACGACCTCCCCGACCTGTCACAATCACAATGAGAGGTTAACTCTGCATTTCTCCAATCGCGTGTAGCGCTCACTTAACTCTGACTCACTTTCTCCAAACAATGGTAGGAACGACCTCCCCGAGACACTGTCCTGTCATTGCCTTACGCTAACTCAGAACAACTGCTGTCTCTGATGTGTCTCATTCCTGTTCCCCCTCCCCAACTGAAAATGGACCAAATACATTAAAACCCTTAATCATCACGCCAGTCCACACATGGGGACAGAGAGTTACATGTTATCAGCAAATGAGccgttttaaattaaatgctaCTGATGAGAGAGACTGAACGCCACAACCTGCAGTGAAAGGAGAAACTATTCTGCAGTGCAGTACTGAGTAAGAGCAGTACCTGGTCCAGACACTGGTGGCTCTGGTTTGTGGGACTTGACTGGGTCCAGGCGATCCTTCTCCAGCTGTTTCCGGGTGCTGCGCTGCCGGGCCTCTCGAAACATGGGCAAGGCATGAGCTGGAGGACAGGTTCAGGAGTGGGAAGATGATGAGATGAATGCGGTTGTAGGCAGGgctactgtattttttcctggAGGATAACTTcattttgtggggaaaaatgcatCCAGGGTAGTATTATGGCAAAGTGTGATGATACCACAAATCCTTATATGCTAATTCTGTGAACTTATATGGTATTTATTGGATGTTAATATTGATTGTATCCATTACTGTGAACACATTTATTCCTGTTCCTCCAAGTTCTGGCACACCATTCTCCAATGGAACCAGCATTATGGTCCAATGTGAGTTATCCAGCCTAGATGTTATATACATTACATGTTCACCAGGCCTAAAGGGTATTGTGACCATGTATCAACCCTGACCTTAAATGTTGTACTGCCTATATCACGTTTGTCATCTGTGTCTGCCAATGGATGTCAAAACTCCATGTACATGAACTCCAGATCATATTTCTAAAACAAACATATTACAGTGAGTTGTTGCTCTTCTCCTGTTGTGTAGCTAGTTTGCAAACTTG encodes the following:
- the gdnfa gene encoding glial cell line-derived neurotrophic factor; this encodes MKLWDVLALCVSLSAVSTSPLFPRLAAAPAKRHHFLEQVLDSPLLHVEESAVGEEDRLENQWQNQEDLPELSIKELYTTSPSYPGQQEDVMSLIQTTISRMRRALQQDVSSRARTERGRQRDAASRDRKGRGRGEKRRGRSRGVKPRRNQSHGCVLKQVHLNVTDLGLGYWTKEELIFRYCSGPCIDSETNYDKILNNLTHNKKLDQDKPARTCCRPIAFDDDLSFLDDNLVYHTLKKHSARKCGCV